A genomic segment from Streptomyces sp. NBC_00237 encodes:
- a CDS encoding malonic semialdehyde reductase, which produces MSLVLDPAAQDLLFREARTANTFTDEPVTEEQVQAIYDLVKYGPTAFNQSPLRITLVRSEEARERLVGLMAEGNQPKTRTAPLVAILSADNEFHEELPALFPHFPQAKDAFFSERPVREQAALINATLQAGYFIVGVRAAGLAAGPMTGFDFAAVQKEFLDDDHTPLMVINIGKPGDDAWFPRSPRLALDEVITTV; this is translated from the coding sequence ATGTCCCTCGTTCTTGACCCCGCCGCCCAGGACCTCCTCTTCCGTGAGGCCCGCACCGCCAACACGTTCACCGACGAGCCGGTGACCGAGGAGCAGGTCCAGGCGATCTACGACCTGGTCAAGTACGGCCCGACCGCGTTCAACCAGTCGCCGCTGCGCATCACGCTGGTCCGTTCCGAGGAGGCGCGTGAGCGTCTGGTCGGGCTGATGGCCGAGGGCAACCAGCCCAAGACCCGCACCGCTCCGCTGGTCGCGATCCTGTCCGCCGACAACGAGTTCCACGAGGAGCTCCCGGCACTGTTCCCGCACTTCCCGCAGGCCAAGGACGCCTTCTTCTCCGAGCGTCCGGTCCGCGAGCAGGCCGCGCTGATCAACGCCACCCTCCAGGCCGGTTACTTCATCGTCGGCGTGCGCGCCGCCGGTCTGGCCGCCGGTCCGATGACGGGCTTCGACTTCGCCGCCGTCCAGAAGGAGTTCCTGGACGACGACCACACCCCGCTGATGGTCATCAACATCGGCAAGCCGGGCGACGACGCCTGGTTCCC
- the ychF gene encoding redox-regulated ATPase YchF, whose translation MSLTIGIVGLPNVGKSTLFNALTKNDVLAANYPFATIEPNVGVVGVPDPRLAVLAGIFGSQKILPATVDFVDIAGIVRGASEGEGLGNKFLANIRESDAICQVIRAFKDENVVHVDGKVSPKDDIETINTELILADLQSVEKAVPRLTKESRLQKEKVLVLAAVEKAQKILESGETLFSAGITKGTEQGDLLHELHLLTTKPFLYVFNVDEDELVDEDFKNEQRALVAPAEAIFLNAKIESELIELDDDEALELLQSMGQEEPGLATLGRVGFDTLGLQTYLTAGPKETRAWTIPKGATAPEAAGVIHTDFQKGFIKAEIISFADLVETGSVAEARAKGKARMEGKEYVMQDGDVVEFRFNV comes from the coding sequence GTGTCGCTCACGATCGGAATCGTCGGTCTGCCGAATGTCGGCAAGTCGACCCTGTTCAACGCCCTGACCAAGAACGACGTGCTGGCGGCCAACTACCCGTTCGCCACCATCGAGCCGAACGTCGGCGTCGTGGGCGTCCCGGACCCCCGCCTCGCCGTCCTCGCGGGCATCTTCGGCTCCCAGAAAATCCTCCCCGCGACGGTCGACTTCGTCGACATCGCGGGCATCGTCCGAGGCGCTTCCGAGGGCGAGGGCCTAGGCAACAAGTTCCTCGCGAACATCCGCGAGTCCGACGCGATCTGCCAGGTCATCCGCGCCTTCAAGGACGAGAACGTCGTCCACGTCGACGGCAAGGTGTCCCCCAAGGACGACATCGAGACGATCAACACCGAGCTGATCCTCGCCGACCTCCAGTCCGTCGAGAAGGCGGTGCCCCGCCTCACCAAGGAGTCCCGCCTCCAGAAGGAGAAGGTCCTGGTCCTCGCCGCCGTCGAGAAGGCCCAGAAGATCCTCGAATCCGGCGAGACCCTGTTCTCCGCGGGCATCACCAAGGGCACGGAGCAGGGCGACCTCCTCCACGAGCTGCACCTCCTCACCACCAAGCCCTTCCTCTACGTCTTCAACGTGGACGAGGACGAGCTGGTCGACGAGGACTTCAAGAACGAGCAGCGCGCCCTGGTCGCCCCCGCCGAGGCGATCTTCCTCAACGCCAAGATCGAGTCCGAGCTCATCGAGCTCGACGACGACGAGGCCCTCGAACTCCTCCAGTCCATGGGCCAGGAAGAGCCCGGCCTCGCCACCCTCGGCCGCGTCGGCTTCGACACCCTGGGCCTCCAGACCTACCTGACGGCAGGCCCCAAGGAGACCCGCGCCTGGACGATCCCCAAGGGCGCCACGGCCCCCGAGGCGGCCGGTGTCATCCACACCGACTTCCAGAAGGGCTTCATCAAGGCCGAGATCATCTCCTTCGCCGACCTGGTCGAGACCGGCTCCGTCGCCGAGGCCCGCGCCAAGGGCAAGGCCCGCATGGAGGGCAAGGAGTACGTCATGCAGGACGGCGACGTGGTGGAGTTCCGCTTCAACGTCTAG